In Lacibacter sp. H375, one DNA window encodes the following:
- a CDS encoding PQQ-dependent sugar dehydrogenase yields the protein MKAKLIFYTTALLLTGYTAACTEKNTPNSNRNNDDTTKLPPVETKAANTNYKPAFPGQTRIGGVKTTTAYKVEKLAERIGRPWAITPMPDGRFLITDKRGGFLQIFDANGVLVKKIEGLPAVDAGGQGGLLDVALDPSFSTNNMIYWSFSEKYDIGNLTAVAKGKLNEAAGMVENVTVIFRATPALANNTHHYGSRIVFDKDGTMFVSSGERSALEGRVQAQKLSSGLGKIFKITTDGKPAPGNPFINQSGVMPEIYAYGNRNVQSLDLHPVTGELWEAEFGPRGGDELNIIKPGKNYGWPVITYGIEYGGDKIGDAIQQKEGMEQPVYYWDPVLSPGGMTFYRGNAIPEWENNLFIGGLSSSHIVRLVIKDNKVVGEERLLADKGERFRDVAFFNGMLYAITDGGSIYKISKQ from the coding sequence ATGAAGGCGAAACTAATTTTTTATACTACAGCATTACTCCTTACCGGTTACACAGCCGCTTGTACAGAAAAGAATACACCGAACTCAAATCGAAACAATGACGATACAACAAAGTTGCCGCCTGTAGAAACAAAAGCTGCCAATACAAATTATAAACCTGCCTTCCCGGGACAAACCAGAATTGGCGGAGTTAAAACAACAACAGCATATAAAGTTGAAAAGCTTGCAGAACGTATTGGACGTCCGTGGGCTATTACACCAATGCCTGATGGCCGCTTTCTTATAACAGACAAACGGGGTGGCTTCCTGCAAATTTTTGATGCCAACGGTGTATTGGTGAAAAAAATTGAAGGTCTTCCTGCTGTTGATGCAGGTGGACAAGGTGGTTTGCTTGATGTGGCACTCGATCCATCATTCAGTACAAATAACATGATCTACTGGTCGTTTTCTGAAAAATATGATATTGGTAATTTAACTGCCGTTGCTAAAGGCAAGTTGAATGAAGCAGCAGGAATGGTTGAAAATGTTACAGTGATCTTTCGTGCAACACCTGCCCTGGCTAATAATACACACCACTATGGTTCACGTATAGTGTTTGATAAAGATGGAACCATGTTTGTAAGTTCTGGTGAGCGTTCTGCTCTTGAAGGGCGTGTCCAGGCACAAAAATTATCATCAGGTCTTGGAAAAATTTTCAAGATCACAACTGATGGCAAACCGGCACCCGGTAATCCATTTATTAATCAAAGTGGTGTAATGCCTGAAATATATGCATATGGTAACCGTAATGTACAAAGCCTGGATCTGCATCCTGTAACAGGCGAGTTATGGGAAGCAGAGTTTGGCCCACGTGGTGGTGATGAATTAAACATCATTAAACCAGGAAAGAACTATGGCTGGCCTGTTATCACCTACGGTATTGAATACGGTGGTGATAAAATTGGTGATGCTATACAGCAAAAAGAAGGTATGGAACAACCTGTTTATTATTGGGATCCGGTTCTTTCTCCTGGTGGTATGACATTTTACAGGGGTAATGCTATTCCTGAATGGGAAAACAATCTTTTTATCGGAGGATTAAGCAGTTCACATATTGTGCGCCTTGTAATAAAGGATAATAAAGTTGTTGGTGAAGAACGCTTACTGGCAGATAAAGGTGAACGTTTTCGTGATGTGGCATTCTTCAATGGTATGCTTTATGCTATCACAGATGGAGGAAGTATTTACAAGATCAGCAAACAATAA
- a CDS encoding DsrE family protein produces MKKLSLIIALLFSVTVLFAQNKVNPVIKSYGTVFEIPSADHKPDPATDYKIIVELTENTPKADSLNIYLEAIATLINLHAAEGVPQKNIKLVVVLRKGATYAVFGDELYKKYFKVENPNSQLIKELTDAGVEFYVCGQTMIKRNTKEEELMPGTKIASSGLTAISTYQLKGYTMIKF; encoded by the coding sequence ATGAAAAAGTTATCCCTTATCATCGCCCTTCTTTTTTCTGTAACTGTATTGTTTGCCCAAAACAAAGTAAACCCTGTAATTAAATCTTACGGAACAGTTTTCGAAATACCATCCGCTGATCATAAACCCGATCCGGCTACAGACTATAAGATCATTGTAGAACTTACAGAGAATACGCCCAAAGCCGATTCACTGAATATCTATCTTGAAGCCATCGCAACACTCATTAATCTGCATGCAGCTGAAGGCGTACCACAAAAAAATATTAAACTGGTAGTTGTGCTTCGTAAAGGAGCTACCTATGCTGTGTTTGGCGATGAGCTGTATAAAAAATATTTTAAAGTTGAAAACCCCAACAGCCAACTCATTAAAGAATTAACCGATGCAGGTGTTGAGTTTTATGTTTGCGGACAAACCATGATTAAACGAAATACAAAGGAAGAAGAATTAATGCCGGGCACAAAAATTGCAAGTTCAGGTTTAACAGCTATCAGTACTTATCAGCTGAAAGGTTATACCATGATCAAGTTCTGA
- a CDS encoding EcsC family protein, protein MLIDSKTYNNTAQQQLKTWQRQMLSKPSLLNSLSKRMQTKINTWIPEKIHLAITATIKQLIRGVLFGAKHTTAEPLANASLQEREIAIEKKIENYKKTAAVEGGIAGAGGILLGLADFPVLIGIKLKLLFDIASLYGFDVNDYKERVYLLHIFELAFSSHAHRKTVYLKMTDWEAKKQLLPDDINQFDWRNFQQEYRDYIDLAKMAQLIPLIGAPVGLIVNYRLLKKLGETAMNAYRMRLLQ, encoded by the coding sequence ATGTTAATTGATAGCAAAACATACAACAACACAGCGCAACAGCAACTGAAGACATGGCAGCGACAGATGTTGAGTAAACCTTCTTTGCTGAACAGTTTATCAAAACGGATGCAAACAAAGATCAACACCTGGATTCCTGAAAAAATTCACCTGGCCATTACAGCAACAATTAAGCAGTTGATACGGGGCGTGTTGTTTGGGGCCAAACATACCACTGCAGAACCTTTAGCAAATGCGAGTCTGCAGGAAAGGGAGATTGCCATCGAAAAGAAAATAGAGAACTATAAAAAAACTGCAGCGGTTGAAGGTGGTATTGCGGGTGCTGGCGGTATACTATTAGGTTTGGCTGATTTTCCTGTGTTGATTGGCATCAAATTAAAGTTACTCTTTGATATTGCCAGTTTGTATGGTTTTGATGTAAATGACTATAAAGAACGGGTATACCTGTTACATATTTTTGAACTGGCTTTTTCAAGTCATGCACACCGTAAAACCGTTTATTTGAAAATGACCGACTGGGAAGCAAAGAAACAACTATTGCCAGACGATATCAATCAATTCGACTGGCGCAACTTTCAACAGGAATACAGAGACTATATTGATCTTGCAAAAATGGCACAGCTGATTCCATTGATCGGTGCACCTGTGGGATTGATCGTTAATTACCGCTTACTCAAAAAACTTGGCGAAACTGCAATGAATGCCTATCGCATGCGGCTCTTGCAATGA
- a CDS encoding DUF418 domain-containing protein encodes MKPQLSSFEPSPLDRESRLVSIDLFRGIAVLGILLINIVGFGLATGGNFGNQIFSDTSSANFFSYAVVYILFEGKMRALFCMLFGAGILLFSINKENTDPKRVAMLFYLRMSWLVLFGLINAHLLLWVGDILFFYGLFGMLVFLLRKMKPRYMVMAVPVVTIIWFVVGTFFYRDAREKRIAFSMAEQAQKAGQPLTALQKQAMVNWRTIEKSMLPNETDAQATAERMRGSYQVVASEIRPKAFKAETSYLLVELGDNIALMLLGMALLAWGFFTGKWTNRQYRLTMAIGYIVAVPVTLYELWYAAEFTSSASAIFLKLEQTPVPWKNLLYPVQRIFMVMAHCSALMLLVKSGYLMAICNRLKAVGQMALTNYIVQTILCSLFFFGYGLGYYDRLELYQLYYVVAAIWVLQLIYSPLWLKYFKFGPLEWLWRSLTYRRIKLNFPRWLIGKLSLVRSVSKFFL; translated from the coding sequence ATGAAGCCGCAATTATCTTCATTCGAACCGTCACCACTTGATCGGGAGAGCCGTCTCGTATCCATTGATCTTTTTCGTGGTATTGCTGTGCTTGGCATTTTGCTCATTAATATTGTAGGATTTGGTCTTGCTACCGGTGGCAATTTCGGTAATCAAATATTTTCCGATACAAGTAGTGCAAATTTCTTCAGCTATGCGGTTGTTTATATTTTATTTGAAGGAAAGATGCGTGCTTTGTTTTGCATGTTGTTCGGTGCCGGCATACTACTATTCAGCATCAATAAAGAGAATACCGATCCTAAACGGGTTGCAATGTTATTTTATCTGCGTATGAGTTGGCTCGTTCTCTTTGGACTGATCAATGCACATCTTTTATTGTGGGTGGGTGATATTCTTTTCTTTTATGGTTTATTTGGAATGCTGGTATTTCTGTTACGTAAAATGAAACCACGTTATATGGTAATGGCAGTTCCGGTTGTTACTATTATCTGGTTTGTTGTAGGAACTTTTTTTTATCGTGATGCAAGAGAAAAACGGATTGCTTTCTCAATGGCGGAGCAGGCCCAGAAAGCAGGACAACCATTAACTGCTTTGCAAAAGCAGGCAATGGTTAATTGGCGTACTATAGAAAAATCAATGCTTCCCAATGAAACAGATGCACAGGCAACTGCTGAAAGAATGAGAGGGAGTTATCAGGTAGTCGCATCAGAGATCCGGCCAAAAGCATTTAAAGCTGAAACAAGTTATTTATTGGTTGAATTGGGAGATAATATTGCATTGATGTTGCTGGGTATGGCGTTGTTGGCATGGGGTTTCTTCACAGGTAAATGGACAAACCGGCAATATCGATTAACGATGGCAATAGGCTATATAGTTGCAGTTCCAGTAACATTGTATGAACTTTGGTATGCTGCAGAATTTACTTCCTCAGCATCAGCGATATTTTTGAAATTAGAACAAACACCTGTTCCCTGGAAGAACCTGTTATATCCTGTGCAACGTATTTTCATGGTAATGGCACACTGCTCAGCACTAATGTTATTGGTTAAATCGGGTTATCTAATGGCCATCTGTAACCGTTTAAAGGCAGTAGGACAAATGGCACTAACCAATTATATTGTTCAAACCATTCTTTGCAGTTTATTCTTCTTTGGATATGGGTTGGGGTATTACGACCGGCTGGAACTCTATCAATTGTATTACGTAGTAGCTGCAATATGGGTATTGCAACTGATCTACAGCCCGCTCTGGCTCAAATATTTCAAGTTCGGCCCGTTGGAATGGTTATGGCGTTCGCTTACATACCGGCGGATCAAGTTGAATTTTCCTCGATGGTTAATTGGAAAGCTTTCGTTGGTAAGAAGCGTGAGTAAATTTTTCTTGTGA
- a CDS encoding Crp/Fnr family transcriptional regulator: MQQLLQHIKLYAPLSTEAEQALYDCFEQVVFSKNQHLLTEGKICRNLYFLEKGALRGYYNLDGKEVTHWFGFDNDFVTSFHSFITQEPSVENLQLLEGSILWSISKDKLTELLNRFHDIERLVRIAYENYYIRLEERYVNAQFKTATERYEQLLKDSPHILDRVSLGHIASYLGISQETLSRIRSRL, translated from the coding sequence GTGCAGCAGCTATTACAACACATCAAACTTTATGCGCCTTTAAGTACGGAAGCCGAACAGGCTTTGTATGATTGTTTTGAGCAGGTGGTTTTTTCAAAAAATCAACACCTGCTTACTGAAGGAAAAATTTGCAGGAATTTATATTTCCTGGAGAAAGGTGCATTACGTGGATATTATAATCTCGATGGAAAAGAGGTTACGCACTGGTTTGGCTTTGATAACGATTTTGTTACTTCTTTTCACAGCTTTATTACGCAGGAGCCATCAGTTGAAAATCTCCAGCTGCTGGAAGGAAGTATTCTGTGGAGTATTTCAAAAGACAAGCTCACGGAACTGCTTAACCGCTTTCATGATATTGAACGTCTGGTGCGTATTGCCTATGAGAACTATTATATCCGTTTAGAAGAACGATATGTAAACGCACAGTTTAAAACAGCAACCGAACGTTATGAACAATTGCTGAAAGATTCTCCGCATATTCTCGATCGGGTTTCGCTGGGACATATCGCTTCCTATCTCGGCATCAGCCAGGAAACGTTGAGTCGTATCCGCAGCCGTCTTTAA
- the yiaA gene encoding inner membrane protein YiaA gives MEQKQTLAPSPAFIAASWAALLIGVTAFIIGLWNADMELNEKGYYFTVLLFGLFSAISVQKAVRDQIEGIPVTNLYYGISWFCTIASIILLVVGLWNAEMLRSEKGFYGMSFTLSLFASIAVQKNTRDSRLSEVLQKDDHQ, from the coding sequence ATGGAACAGAAACAAACTCTAGCCCCATCTCCGGCTTTTATTGCTGCATCATGGGCGGCACTTCTCATTGGCGTCACTGCCTTCATTATTGGCTTATGGAATGCTGATATGGAACTGAATGAAAAAGGATATTACTTCACTGTTTTATTGTTTGGATTATTTTCAGCCATCTCCGTGCAAAAAGCCGTGCGAGATCAAATTGAAGGAATACCTGTTACCAATCTTTACTACGGCATTTCGTGGTTCTGCACCATTGCTTCCATCATTTTATTAGTGGTTGGTTTATGGAATGCAGAAATGCTGCGAAGCGAAAAAGGATTTTACGGTATGAGTTTTACATTAAGTTTGTTTGCATCCATTGCCGTACAAAAAAACACAAGAGACAGTCGGTTAAGCGAAGTTTTGCAAAAGGACGATCATCAATAA
- a CDS encoding DinB family protein — translation MDTATIQLNLVTDMTLKAWESQNKQLIKLIDALTDEQMAKEIAPGRNTGVYLLGHLIAVSDALLPLLGFSDRLYPEMEEVFIKNPDKSGLSKPSVTELKQRLEAVNAKLNTHFQTLSAEEWLHRHTAVSAEDFAKEPHRNKLNVLISRTGHMANHLGQMLLLK, via the coding sequence ATGGACACAGCAACAATACAATTGAACCTCGTTACAGACATGACGCTTAAAGCATGGGAATCGCAGAACAAACAACTCATCAAACTCATCGATGCTCTTACTGATGAACAAATGGCTAAGGAAATTGCGCCGGGCAGAAACACCGGCGTTTACTTGTTAGGCCATTTAATTGCAGTAAGCGATGCGTTATTACCATTACTTGGTTTCAGTGATCGTTTATACCCGGAGATGGAGGAGGTATTCATAAAAAATCCCGACAAGTCGGGGCTTTCAAAACCAAGTGTAACCGAATTAAAGCAACGACTTGAAGCCGTGAATGCGAAATTAAATACGCACTTTCAAACATTATCGGCTGAGGAATGGCTTCACAGGCATACTGCAGTATCGGCCGAAGACTTTGCTAAGGAACCTCATCGCAACAAATTAAATGTATTGATAAGCCGCACCGGTCACATGGCCAATCATCTTGGTCAGATGTTATTACTGAAATAA
- a CDS encoding L,D-transpeptidase — MRYTHIVFILFAAFTFLQCDQLTEIKVAPKKKRSWVKPERLSYHVENPIDWLQKNVTAVQKKIVLAVNRTDSSHLKKMDSILVPDDLSGDLELYLPFPPSVSYLNDIEKIIFFSYPSQTFGAYEHGELVYAGPTNMGRKADPTPTGLFYTNWKAEKTTSTFNDEWDLLWNFNIENKLGVGFHQYELPGYPASHSCLRLLETDAKLLYEWADQWILNKKEELLAKGTPVIVFGNYPFDGTKPWLQLISDPRALDVRDETIQQVTAPFINDIKKQQEKRVKVISNL; from the coding sequence ATGCGTTACACCCATATTGTTTTCATCCTGTTTGCAGCTTTTACATTTCTACAATGCGATCAGCTAACTGAAATTAAAGTTGCACCCAAGAAAAAAAGATCATGGGTTAAGCCTGAGCGACTGAGTTATCATGTTGAAAACCCAATCGACTGGTTACAAAAAAATGTAACAGCTGTACAAAAGAAGATTGTATTGGCTGTTAACCGTACTGATAGTAGCCATCTTAAAAAAATGGATTCGATTCTTGTTCCTGATGATCTTAGTGGGGATCTTGAATTGTATCTACCCTTCCCACCGAGCGTCTCTTACTTAAATGATATTGAGAAAATAATTTTCTTCTCCTATCCTTCGCAAACATTTGGAGCGTATGAACATGGAGAACTTGTATATGCAGGCCCAACAAATATGGGACGCAAAGCAGACCCCACTCCTACAGGTTTGTTCTATACAAACTGGAAAGCAGAAAAAACAACAAGCACATTTAACGATGAGTGGGACTTGCTGTGGAATTTTAATATTGAAAACAAACTGGGTGTAGGTTTTCATCAATACGAGTTACCAGGCTATCCTGCTTCACATTCCTGTTTGCGTTTATTAGAAACCGATGCTAAGTTGTTGTATGAATGGGCTGACCAATGGATCCTCAACAAAAAAGAAGAACTGCTTGCAAAGGGAACTCCGGTTATTGTATTTGGCAATTATCCCTTTGATGGAACAAAACCATGGTTACAATTAATCAGCGACCCACGTGCACTGGATGTAAGAGACGAAACTATTCAACAGGTAACAGCTCCTTTTATAAATGACATTAAGAAACAACAGGAAAAAAGAGTAAAAGTTATTTCCAATTTATGA
- a CDS encoding lytic transglycosylase domain-containing protein, with the protein MKTTLWKQAGLSIILLPLCNTMYAKSPQQKHESLLSHLYATNAVLHDSLIAKTSATKNLIVPTIQLQSSVRGFVDQYLEEHAEMLDNIKERNSGTFKTLQKILVKRGIPAELMYLAVVESKLKNSATSGVGAVGVWQLMPVTARYLGLRVEGKTDERRYLYKSSAAAADYLVELYKQFDDWLLVVAAYNCGSGNVYKAIKQSGSREFWKLQRFLPTETRNHVKRFIATHYYYEGEGSLATLTKTERNNYLASLINIEEESNESDSIPPSSTQPLNWVMIAQLEGELTFVLRK; encoded by the coding sequence ATGAAAACGACTCTATGGAAACAGGCAGGTTTATCCATCATCTTATTACCTCTGTGTAATACCATGTATGCAAAATCGCCACAACAGAAACATGAATCTTTATTATCGCATTTGTATGCAACAAATGCTGTATTACACGATTCTTTGATCGCTAAAACATCTGCAACAAAAAACCTTATCGTCCCAACGATTCAGTTGCAGTCTTCCGTTCGTGGTTTTGTTGATCAGTATCTTGAAGAACACGCTGAGATGCTGGATAATATTAAAGAAAGAAACAGTGGTACATTTAAAACTTTACAGAAGATATTAGTGAAGCGTGGTATTCCCGCTGAGTTAATGTACCTCGCTGTAGTTGAATCAAAATTAAAAAATAGTGCTACCTCAGGTGTTGGTGCTGTTGGTGTTTGGCAACTAATGCCTGTTACCGCAAGATATCTTGGCCTGCGTGTGGAAGGTAAAACAGATGAACGCAGGTATCTCTATAAAAGTTCTGCGGCTGCTGCAGACTACCTTGTAGAATTATACAAGCAGTTTGATGATTGGTTATTGGTTGTAGCTGCTTATAACTGCGGATCAGGAAATGTTTACAAAGCCATCAAACAATCGGGCAGTCGTGAGTTCTGGAAACTGCAACGTTTTTTACCAACTGAAACAAGAAATCATGTAAAGCGTTTTATTGCTACCCATTATTATTATGAAGGTGAAGGCAGTTTAGCTACACTTACCAAAACTGAACGCAACAATTATCTTGCATCACTAATTAATATTGAAGAAGAAAGCAATGAATCAGATAGTATACCTCCATCGTCTACTCAACCTTTGAATTGGGTAATGATTGCGCAGCTTGAAGGAGAATTAACTTTTGTTCTGAGAAAATAA
- a CDS encoding GNAT family N-acetyltransferase — protein MNHFLENPVYNALLTGDRHLSFGNEQVKYFDEEVSPFAGFAEDNKYGFAELYDLLPQGRRILYAIPSRIKEPKGWQLQHEIKGLQFVYVGTQSIVGEFSNVVPLTEQHVDEMIDLVKLTKPGPFGKRTISFGSYHGIFVHGKLVAMTGQRLHVGNYTELSAVCTHPDHLGKGYASVLMKQQLQIILNNAQQPFLHVRDDNDRAIAVYERLGFKVSRTMNFYFMKRV, from the coding sequence GTGAATCATTTTTTAGAAAACCCCGTTTACAACGCCTTGCTCACCGGCGACAGACATTTAAGTTTTGGTAATGAGCAAGTGAAATACTTTGATGAAGAAGTATCGCCATTTGCTGGCTTTGCTGAAGATAATAAATATGGTTTTGCAGAACTTTATGATCTGCTTCCACAAGGCCGCAGAATATTGTATGCTATTCCTTCCCGCATAAAGGAGCCGAAAGGCTGGCAACTGCAACACGAGATCAAAGGATTGCAGTTTGTTTATGTAGGCACCCAAAGTATTGTTGGTGAGTTCTCCAATGTTGTTCCGTTAACTGAACAGCATGTGGATGAAATGATCGACCTCGTGAAGCTCACCAAGCCCGGTCCCTTTGGAAAAAGAACAATCAGTTTTGGTTCTTACCACGGAATTTTCGTTCATGGTAAATTAGTAGCTATGACAGGCCAACGTCTGCACGTTGGAAACTATACTGAACTTAGTGCAGTATGTACACATCCTGACCATTTGGGTAAAGGTTATGCATCTGTATTAATGAAGCAACAACTACAGATTATTTTAAACAATGCCCAACAGCCATTCCTGCATGTACGTGATGACAACGACAGGGCTATTGCTGTTTATGAACGTTTGGGATTTAAAGTTTCCCGAACAATGAATTTCTATTTTATGAAGAGAGTATAA
- a CDS encoding peptidylprolyl isomerase, translated as MSEIKLTTGEIHTAKGIMKFELYDDDAPIAAGNFKKLVSEGFYNGLKFHRVIPDFMIQGGCPDGTGAGGPGYTIPCELTGSKQIHDRGVMSMAHRGRNTGGSQFFICHNRNGVKHLDRNHTCFGRITEGVEIIDEIRAGDVMQKVILT; from the coding sequence ATGAGCGAAATAAAATTAACAACCGGCGAAATACATACAGCCAAAGGCATCATGAAATTTGAATTATATGATGATGATGCACCTATTGCAGCAGGCAATTTTAAAAAACTCGTAAGCGAAGGATTTTATAACGGATTGAAATTTCACCGGGTAATTCCAGACTTTATGATCCAGGGCGGATGCCCAGACGGAACAGGTGCTGGCGGGCCAGGATATACTATTCCCTGCGAGTTAACAGGCAGCAAGCAAATTCACGACCGTGGTGTTATGTCGATGGCACACCGTGGACGAAATACCGGTGGCAGCCAGTTTTTCATTTGTCATAACCGCAACGGTGTAAAACATCTTGATCGTAATCATACCTGCTTTGGACGCATTACTGAAGGAGTAGAAATTATTGATGAAATTCGTGCCGGTGATGTAATGCAGAAAGTAATACTTACTTAA
- a CDS encoding Gfo/Idh/MocA family protein codes for MINWGIIGCGDVTEVKSGPAFNKVPGSKLVAVMRRNAAKAEDYAKRHNVPKWYTDADELIHDPEVNAVYIATPPSSHEAYALAAIKAGKPVYVEKPMTVNYAAAQNMAQAADAANVKLTVAHYRRQWPLIQQLRSLLQQKVIGDVRLVRLQLDQQPPTAAQLSDEKYVWRFDPAVSGGGLFHDLAPHQLDILFYLFGSASTVTGLATNQGDFYKAPDLVTGIVHFTNGIVFTGSWCFTTAEPNDVCEIIGSNGSLRFSFFTGNSITLESNGQTTVFDFDRLQHVQQPMIAEVVNYFSGRASNPCSAEEGAEIMRWIGEITK; via the coding sequence ATGATCAACTGGGGTATTATCGGTTGCGGCGATGTAACCGAAGTAAAAAGCGGGCCTGCATTTAATAAAGTGCCCGGCTCAAAGCTTGTAGCTGTGATGCGTCGCAATGCAGCAAAAGCAGAAGACTATGCTAAGCGGCATAACGTACCAAAGTGGTATACTGATGCTGATGAACTGATACATGATCCCGAAGTAAATGCTGTTTATATTGCCACACCTCCATCTTCACACGAAGCATATGCACTGGCGGCTATAAAAGCAGGCAAACCTGTGTATGTAGAAAAACCAATGACGGTAAATTATGCCGCTGCACAAAATATGGCGCAGGCAGCTGATGCTGCGAATGTAAAATTAACGGTTGCACATTATCGCAGACAATGGCCCCTGATTCAACAACTAAGATCATTACTCCAACAAAAAGTAATTGGTGACGTACGATTGGTGCGTTTACAATTAGATCAACAACCACCAACTGCTGCTCAATTAAGCGATGAAAAATATGTTTGGCGTTTTGATCCGGCTGTTTCAGGCGGCGGACTCTTTCATGATCTTGCTCCTCACCAATTAGATATTCTTTTTTATTTATTCGGAAGCGCATCAACTGTTACTGGTCTTGCCACTAACCAGGGAGATTTTTATAAAGCCCCGGATCTGGTTACAGGTATTGTTCATTTTACAAACGGAATTGTATTTACAGGGTCTTGGTGTTTCACAACTGCTGAACCAAATGATGTATGTGAAATCATTGGCAGCAACGGTTCATTGCGTTTTAGTTTTTTTACCGGCAACAGTATTACACTGGAGAGTAATGGCCAAACCACTGTTTTCGATTTTGATCGGTTGCAACATGTACAGCAACCAATGATCGCTGAAGTAGTGAACTATTTTTCGGGTCGTGCATCCAATCCTTGCTCAGCTGAAGAAGGTGCAGAGATCATGCGTTGGATAGGCGAGATAACGAAATAG